Proteins encoded together in one Roseofilum reptotaenium CS-1145 window:
- a CDS encoding glycosyltransferase family 39 protein, with translation MARFLQYRWPLLVLFVLAIATRLPFQSQILYEHDSVNFAWAMEEFDLERHQPHAPGTFIVLILSARLLNFWLQDANQSLVMVNIIAMAIATCAIYVLGNLWFNRTVGWIAAFLMLSSPLIWFYSEVGLSYTLELAWVILIAIACHHSRKGNMRALLISALLLGLSGGIRPNTPIFPPSGVWLRVWDGERKVIEQQILS, from the coding sequence TTTGTACTGGCGATCGCCACTCGCTTACCCTTCCAAAGTCAAATCCTCTATGAACACGATAGCGTTAACTTTGCTTGGGCAATGGAAGAGTTCGATCTCGAACGCCATCAACCCCATGCTCCCGGTACGTTTATTGTCCTAATTTTATCGGCTCGGTTGCTTAACTTCTGGTTGCAAGATGCCAATCAAAGTTTAGTGATGGTGAATATTATTGCCATGGCGATCGCCACATGTGCCATTTATGTTTTAGGAAACCTATGGTTTAATCGCACGGTAGGATGGATCGCGGCTTTCCTGATGCTATCGAGTCCCCTAATTTGGTTTTATAGCGAAGTGGGATTATCCTACACCCTAGAACTGGCTTGGGTGATTCTGATTGCGATCGCGTGTCATCATAGCCGTAAGGGCAATATGCGCGCTCTGCTGATTTCCGCTCTACTGTTAGGATTATCGGGGGGTATTCGCCCCAATACCCCCATTTTCCCCCCCTCTGGAGTGTGGCTGCGGGTTTGGGATGGCGAGAGAAAAGTTATCGAACAACAGATATTATCTTAG
- a CDS encoding Uma2 family endonuclease produces the protein MVIATEKLTFAEYLQYDDGTNTRYELVEGELIAMSLGTGKHGAIAEFINDCFKAEVSRQRLLWTSKDMRIGVRSPRGGRWETSRIPDVTLLPLEQWEDLANREAVIELDESPPILVVEVVSPSTQTTDYRHKRSEYAVLGIQEYWVVDPIGEKVTILTLVSGFYDEAVFQREEKIESRVFPELRFTANQILSAR, from the coding sequence TTGGTGATTGCGACTGAAAAATTAACGTTTGCCGAATATCTCCAGTATGACGATGGGACAAATACTCGCTATGAATTGGTTGAGGGTGAATTAATTGCGATGAGTTTAGGGACTGGGAAGCATGGAGCGATCGCTGAATTTATTAATGATTGCTTTAAGGCAGAAGTTTCCCGACAGAGACTTCTTTGGACATCTAAAGATATGAGAATTGGAGTTCGTTCTCCCCGTGGAGGAAGATGGGAGACTTCACGCATTCCGGATGTAACGCTCTTACCCCTAGAACAGTGGGAAGATTTAGCTAACCGAGAAGCGGTGATTGAATTAGATGAATCTCCCCCTATTTTGGTCGTAGAAGTCGTCAGTCCTTCAACTCAAACAACTGACTATCGCCATAAACGCTCAGAATATGCAGTATTAGGAATTCAGGAATATTGGGTTGTCGATCCTATTGGAGAAAAGGTGACGATCTTAACCTTGGTTTCTGGCTTTTATGATGAAGCTGTATTTCAACGAGAAGAGAAGATTGAGTCCAGGGTTTTTCCTGAGTTAAGGTTCACGGCTAATCAAATTTTATCAGCACGCTAA